From Fibrobacter sp. UWB16, the proteins below share one genomic window:
- a CDS encoding glycoside hydrolase family 5 protein: MRLNTFGIACSSLLMAASAFAALPKATALVEPMGMGYNIGNTMEVPENPTAWGNPLPTAGYIKAIKAAGFNTVRIPCAWYSHSDALAKDIAANGGTADNSTYKHVGKAADFTSPTIDADWLKQVKDVVDMIIAEGMYVVLNSHWDEGWLEDRVYEGTANPRSGSGDIANSSATVKARQAAFWSQIATYFKDYDEHLLFAGANEPGVNDPWGASGQWAFDNSRMQILKGYYDAFITSVRSAGGNNDTRTLIVQAPRTEMDNAPMLSTSWPTDPAGDGYMMAEVHYYPYQYSLMTADEDWGKQYYYYTGLSSTNDKEHNMGWNVYSKSIDNSALGTPNQIAKAFGELKTMFCDKGIPVIIGELGAIKRTGQITDAANLKLHLQGRALFYGEVAKNAKANGIVPYVWDTGAENDGNMTIITRQKGTYSILDPDVLNALQKAYGMEGNNKSNLDSLVNENEVPETAGGKGIEVTYKSVTSDSSETGTLRINLSGTAKDLSKYVGLEISMKGEVASAGPCTNAAKDCGEYGWTSMDFFMMTGGSWDWFDANVMEQADQQLDVSTFQTFQVKWTDFRTEPTGLTSVNAIGLNLYGTQVSGTITIDYIKGIKADGSTEIIDDFDKKPQLEGTASGKIVAIAGGTSRICMPSTTAAPKMLVNVQPGSVYATFNASKATHATAMLMNSMGQVIAQKSFDTHAGANEVQLSTSARGAAVLIVKIGSQKSVKQIKLR, translated from the coding sequence ATGAGATTGAATACCTTTGGCATCGCATGCAGCTCGCTTCTCATGGCAGCATCAGCATTCGCCGCCCTCCCCAAGGCAACCGCATTGGTCGAACCGATGGGCATGGGTTATAATATCGGCAACACCATGGAAGTGCCGGAAAATCCGACAGCATGGGGCAACCCGCTCCCGACCGCAGGCTACATCAAGGCCATCAAGGCAGCCGGTTTCAACACTGTGCGTATTCCCTGCGCCTGGTACTCTCATTCTGACGCTCTTGCCAAGGATATTGCCGCAAACGGCGGCACCGCCGACAATTCCACCTACAAGCATGTAGGCAAGGCCGCCGACTTTACCAGCCCGACCATCGATGCCGACTGGCTCAAGCAGGTGAAGGACGTCGTCGACATGATCATTGCCGAAGGCATGTACGTCGTCTTGAACTCTCACTGGGACGAAGGCTGGCTCGAAGACCGCGTTTACGAAGGCACCGCCAATCCGCGTAGCGGTTCCGGCGACATCGCTAACTCCTCCGCAACAGTCAAGGCACGCCAGGCTGCATTCTGGTCTCAGATTGCAACATACTTCAAGGACTACGATGAGCACCTTCTCTTCGCAGGCGCCAACGAACCGGGCGTGAACGACCCGTGGGGCGCAAGCGGTCAGTGGGCATTCGACAACTCCCGTATGCAGATTTTGAAGGGCTACTACGATGCATTCATCACTTCTGTGCGTAGCGCAGGCGGCAACAACGACACCCGTACCTTGATTGTGCAGGCTCCGCGTACCGAAATGGATAACGCTCCGATGCTCAGCACGAGCTGGCCGACCGACCCGGCTGGCGATGGCTACATGATGGCCGAAGTCCACTACTATCCGTATCAGTACTCCCTCATGACCGCCGACGAAGATTGGGGCAAGCAGTATTATTACTACACCGGACTTTCCAGCACGAATGACAAGGAACACAACATGGGCTGGAACGTTTACAGCAAGAGCATTGACAACTCCGCTCTCGGCACTCCGAACCAGATTGCAAAGGCATTCGGCGAACTCAAGACGATGTTCTGCGATAAGGGCATTCCTGTGATTATCGGTGAACTCGGCGCCATCAAGCGCACCGGCCAAATTACCGACGCAGCAAACCTCAAGCTCCACTTGCAGGGCCGCGCCCTCTTCTACGGTGAAGTCGCCAAGAACGCCAAGGCAAACGGCATCGTTCCTTACGTTTGGGACACCGGTGCAGAAAACGATGGCAACATGACCATCATCACCCGCCAAAAGGGCACCTATTCCATTCTCGACCCGGATGTCTTGAACGCATTGCAAAAGGCATACGGCATGGAAGGCAACAACAAGAGCAACCTCGACAGCTTGGTCAACGAAAACGAAGTTCCTGAAACCGCAGGCGGCAAGGGCATTGAAGTGACCTACAAGAGCGTAACATCCGACTCTAGCGAAACCGGCACACTCCGCATCAACCTCTCAGGCACCGCCAAGGATCTCTCCAAGTACGTCGGTCTCGAAATCAGCATGAAGGGCGAAGTCGCTTCTGCAGGTCCTTGCACCAACGCAGCAAAGGATTGCGGCGAATACGGCTGGACCTCCATGGACTTCTTCATGATGACCGGCGGCAGCTGGGACTGGTTTGACGCAAATGTCATGGAACAGGCAGACCAGCAGCTCGACGTTTCCACGTTCCAGACTTTCCAGGTCAAGTGGACTGATTTCCGCACTGAACCCACAGGCCTCACTTCCGTGAACGCCATCGGTCTCAACCTCTACGGTACTCAGGTTTCTGGAACGATCACGATCGACTATATCAAGGGCATCAAGGCCGACGGTTCTACCGAAATCATCGATGACTTCGATAAGAAACCGCAGCTTGAAGGTACCGCATCTGGCAAGATCGTCGCTATCGCAGGCGGCACAAGCAGAATCTGCATGCCGAGCACAACCGCAGCCCCGAAGATGCTCGTGAACGTGCAGCCGGGTTCTGTTTACGCCACATTCAACGCAAGCAAGGCTACCCACGCAACCGCAATGCTCATGAACTCCATGGGCCAGGTCATCGCTCAAAAGAGCTTCGACACACACGCTGGTGCAAACGAAGTCCAGCTGAGCACAAGCGCACGTGGCGCTG